The region TGCGCCGCTTTGTGGCGGGCTATGTGCCTGGCGCGAGTGGCGAACCTATGCCGCAGCACAAGGAAGGCAGTAGCCTCGACGGCGCCGTGCTGCACTGATAAAACAGGGCTCCTTCGAGGTTTATGCAAAAGCGCCTGCGGGCGCTTTTTTGCGTTTGGGAGTTCCGATGAGCGACACCGACCACGCACATATCGCTGCTTTGGCGGCGCAGTTGCAGCATCCGCGCGGCGACCACGGCCGCAAGATCGGCGACATGATGCACGCTAGCAATCTGGGCATGACGCGCGCATGTTTCGACGCCTTGGCGCTGTCGGGCCCGGCGCGGCTGCTGGAAATTGGCCACGGCAACGGCGCCCATGTATCGGCATTGTTGGCGACCGTGGCGGGGCTGCATTACCACGGGTTGGACGTTTCCGAGCTGATGCACGACGAAGCGCGCCAGCACAATGCGGCGGCGGTGGCCGCCGGCCAGGCCCAGTTCACGCTGCAGCACGGGGACTGGCCGTTTGAGGCGCCGCAGTTCGACGCCATCATGGCGGTCAATGTGCTGTATTTTATCCAACCCCCCGAGCCGTGGCTGGCCGCGCTGAAACGCTGTTTGGTGCCCGGCGGTCGGTTGGCGCTGGCAGTGGGGTCGGCGGCGTTTATGCAGAACCTGCCCTTCACCGCCCACGGCTTCCGTCTGTATGAAGGCGAGCAAGTGGCCGACCTGTTGTCGCAGGTTGGACTGCGGGAGGTTGAGAGCCGTCGCCATCGCGAGTGGGTGCCGA is a window of Alcanivorax sp. REN37 DNA encoding:
- a CDS encoding class I SAM-dependent methyltransferase, which codes for MSDTDHAHIAALAAQLQHPRGDHGRKIGDMMHASNLGMTRACFDALALSGPARLLEIGHGNGAHVSALLATVAGLHYHGLDVSELMHDEARQHNAAAVAAGQAQFTLQHGDWPFEAPQFDAIMAVNVLYFIQPPEPWLAALKRCLVPGGRLALAVGSAAFMQNLPFTAHGFRLYEGEQVADLLSQVGLREVESRRHREWVPSKVDPGGQLERTFDVVVGRL